GACCGGCGCGACGGCGCTTCGCGAGGGCTGGACCGCGATCAAGGCCGGCCTGTACGACCTGGTGCTCTGCGTCGGCGTCGAGCAGATGGCGGGCGCGGGCCTGCTCGGCGGCGGAGGCGGCGGCAAGGGCATCCCCACCGAGGGCCTGCTCGGCTCCGGCACGATGCCCGCGGTCTTTGCCGAGGCCGGCATGGAGCACTCGCGCAAGTACGGCACCACCTTCGAGCAGTTCGCGAAGGTGTCGGTGAAGAACCACTGGCACTCCACGATGAATCCGAAGGCGCGCTACCAGATCGAGACGCCGCTCGAAGAGGTGATGGGCGCGGAGATGATCTCCTACCCCAACACCAAGCTGATGTGCTCGGTGAATGTGGACGGCTCGGCCGCGGTCGTGATCGCCTCGGAGCGGAAGGCCCGCCAGCTCGGCATGCGCCGAGCGGTGAAGATCGCGGCTTCGATCCTGACCAGCGATCGCTTCACCCAGCGCGATCTCACCATGCCCGACGTCAACACCTGCACGCGCGAGGCGGCCAAGAAGGCTTACGAGATGGCGGGGATCGGCCCGAGCGACGTGAACCTGATCGAGCTTCACGACTGCTTCGCGACGGCCGAGATTCTGCACTACGAGAACCTGGGCATCTGCAAGGACGGCGAGGCCGGCCGGCTGATCGACGAGAAGCAGACCTACCTCGGCGGCCGGATCCCGGTGAACGTCTCGGGCGGACTGCTCTCGAAGGGCCACCCGCTCGGCGCGACCGGAATCGCGAACGTCTACGAAGTCGCCACGCACCTGCGCGGCGAGGCCGGCAAGCGCCAGGTCCAGGGCGCCAAGGTCGGGCTCACCCACGTGATCGGGCTCGGCTCGGCCTGCGCGATCCACGTGCTGGAGAAGGTCTCCACCTGATCCGAGGCCGCTTCGGGCACCGCAGGACGGCCTCGATTTCGGGCCGGTCCCTCACGGGGCCGGCCCGTTTCGTTTGACCCCGATCGCGGCGCCGGGATAGCCTCCAGGAAACTTGGAGTGACTCCAAGTTTTTTGGAGACCTGGTGCAGCCACGACCCCAGAGAGCGCCCGTTCGCGAGCGCAAGAAGCTCGAGACGCGGCGGCGCGTGCTCGCCGAGGCCCGCCGGCTCCTCGCCTCACAGGGCTTCTTCGCGACCTCGATCGAGCAGATCGCAGCCGCCGCCGAGGTCGCGCCGGCCACCGTCTTCAACTACTTCCCGAGCAAGGACGCGCTGGTCGCGGAGCTCGCGGGCGAGCTCTTCGAGACCCTGCGCGCGCACGTCGACCGGCCGCTTCCGCCCGAGAGAAGGGCGCAGACGCACCTGGAGCTGGCGCTCGCCGATTCCGCGCCGGCCATTCGCGAGGCGCAAACCGTGCTCGGGCCGCTCTTGCTCCGCGTGCTCCGGCGTGCGCCCGTCGACGGCGCCGGCGGCGGTCTCGAAGCCTTGCGTGGCGCGCTCTCGCGCCTCGTCGTCGAAGGCCAGCGCCGCGCGGAGCTTCGCCGCGACGTCGAGGCGTCGTTCCTGGCCGAGCTCGCGTGCGCGACGCTCGTCGCCGCGCTCGGCCACTGGCTGCGCGACCCCCGCTATCCGCTCGACGCAAGAATGTGTCAGGCCGCCGCCGTGATCGGCGACGGCCTGCGCGCGAGTTCCACGTCCACCCAACCCACGATTTGGAGAGACCCGTGACCGATTTCACGATGACGATCGATGGCAAGGCCGAGACCGCGCAGCGCAGCTTCGGCGTGATCAACCCCGCGACCGGAGAGGTCTTCGCGAGCGCGCCGGACTGCACGCGCGCGCAGCTCGAGAGCGCGCTCGAATCCGCGCAGACGGCGTTTCGCGCCTGGCGCAAGGACGAGGCGCGCCGTCGCCAGAGCCTGCTCGACTGCGCGGCCGCGATCCAGGCGCGCGCCGGCGAGCTGGCTCCTCTGCTCACTCGGGAGCAGGGCAAGCCGCTCGCGAAGGCGATGATGGAGGTGATGGGCTCGGCGATCTGGTTCCAGTACACCGCGTCCCTGTCGCTTCCCGTCGAGGTGATCCAGGACGACGAGAACGCGCGCGTCGAGGTGCGGCGCCGGCCGCTCGGCGTCGTCGGCGCGATCACGCCCTGGAACTTCCCGCTCCTGCTCGGCGTCTGGAAGCTCGCCCCGGCGCTGCTCGCCGGGAACACGGGGGTGATCAAGCCCTCCCCTTTCACGCCGCTCTCGACGCTGAAACTGGTCGAGATCCTGCGCCCGGTGCTTCCGGCCGGCGTGCTGAACGCGGTCTCGGGCGGCGACGAGCTCGGGGCGTGGATCACCGCGAGCCCGATCCCGCGCAAGATCTCGTTCACCGGCTCGATCGCGACCGGCAAGAAGGTCGCCGCCGCGTCCGCGCCGGACCTGAAGCGCCTCACGCTCGAGCTCGGCGGAAACGACCCGGCCATCGTGCTCGGCGACGTCGATCCGAAGGCGGTGGCGAAGAAGCTCTTCGCCTCGGCGTTCGAGAACTGCGGGCAGGTCTGCACCGCGATCAAGCGCGTGTACGTGCCCGAGGAGCTGTACGCGCCGGTCGTCGACGAGCTCGCGGAGCTCGCGAACGCGATCGTGGTCGGCAATGGCGAGCAGCCCGGCGTCGAGCTCGGGCCGATCAACAACAAGCCCCAGTTCGAGCGCGTGAAGGAGCTGGTCGAGGAGGCGCGAGCCAGCGGCGCGCGAATCGTCACCGGCGGCAAGACGATCGGCGACAAGGGCTACTTCTACGCCCCGACGATCGTGGCCGACATCGCAGAGGGCACGCGGCTCGTCGACGAGGAGCAGTTCGGCCCCGCCCTGCCGGTGATCGCCTATCGGCGCATCGAGGACGCGATCGAGCGCGCGAACGCGACCCACTTCGGCCTCGGGGCCTCGGTCTGGTCCAGCGACCGCGACCGCGCCGCGGAGATCGCCGGAGAGCTCGAGTGCGGCTCCGCCTGGGTGAACACGCACCTGGCGCTCGCGCCGAACATCCCGTTCGGCGGCGCCAAATGGAGCGGGATCGGCGTCGAGAACGGCTCGTGGGGCCTGCTCGGCTTCACCGAGATCCAGGTGGTGAACGTCAACCGGGGGGCTTGAGGCACTCGCCGAGCGCCTCCCAGGCGAGCGTCGCGCAGCGCTGCCGCGAGGGCAGCGCCGCGACGCGCGCGAACGCGCGCAGACGCGCGTCGGCCTCCGCCGGCGCGGGCTCCCCGCGCGCGATTCGCGCGGCCTGCTCGCCGAGCGCGATCGCGGCCTCGGGCGCGAGCCCCGCCACGAGCTCGGTCATGACGCTCGCCGCGGCCACCGCGATCGAGCAGCCGCGCGCGCGCGCCGAGACCGCGGCGATGCGACCGGAATCGAGCTCGACCTCGACGCGGACCTGATCGCCGCAGACCGGATTGGAGACCAGCGACTCGGCCGTGGGCCGCTCGAGCGGCGCGCGGTTTCGCGGGCTGCGGTAGTGCTCGAGCACGACCTCGCGGTACAGGGCCTCGATCGCGGCCGGAGCGTCGCTCAGGTCGGGCACTTCGCCGACTCGAGCGGTCCCTCCGGGACCTCGACTCCCGAATCGCCGATCCGGACCCCGCGGACGCTCGCGAGCCGCCGGCCGCTGCTGGAGCCGCCGCGAACCAGCTGCACGATCTCCGCGGCGATCGAGAGCGCGATCTCCTGCGGGGTCTCGGCGCCCAGGTCCAGCCCCGCGGGAGAGCTGACCCGGCGCAGCAGATCGACCGGCACCCCGTCCTCGTGCAAGCGCTCGAGCAGGAGCGCGCTGCGCTTTCGGCTCGCGACCAGGCCCACGTACGCGGGGCGCTTCAGCAGCGCGCGCTCGAGCGCCTCGTAGTCGCTCCGGTGCTGCGTCGCGATCACGACGTAGGTTTCGCCGTCGCAGTCGAGCTTTGCGTACTCGGGATCGTCGCTGATGCGCAGGTCCGCGCTCGGGAACGACTCCGGCGTCGCGAGCGCGTCGTTCACCGTCACGTGGAAGCCGAGCGACGAGCCGAGCGCGGCCATCGTCTCCGCGATCCGTCCGTGGCCGAGCACGAGCAGCCTGGGGTCGTGAATCATCGCTTCCAGATAGATCTCCATGTAGCCGCCGCACGGCATGCCGACGCCGAGGACCTCGTCGTCGAGATCGAGCCGGATCAGCCGCGGGCGGCGCTCCGAGAGCACCTCGCGCGAGACATCACGCACCGCCGAGTCGACGCAGCCGCCGCCGACCCAGCCCCAGATCAGGCGCCCCGACTCGTCGACGATCGCCTTCGCGCCGGGCTTCGCGGAGGCGCTGCCCTCGATGCGCACGACCGTCGCCACCACCACGCGCTCGCCCGCGCGCAGCCGCGCGTCGAGGACCCGGACGAACTCGCTGGCGCTGGCGGCTCCCATCGCGCGCCAGTCTACGTCGATTGACACCCCCGCGCAGCCCTTCCTACCATCTCGCGACTCAAAGAACCCGAGGTTTCATGCCGACTTTCCGGATCCGGACCGGCGCAGCAGCGCGGCTTCTCGCAGGTGTGTTCGCAGCGTCGTTCCTGTGCGGTCCGGGAGCCGCGCCCGCCGTCGCGCAGGAGGCCCGGCGGGAGCTCGCGCTCCCGCGCTTCGAAGGGGTGACGCTCGACGGGGCACGCGTGAGCACGGACCTGCTCCAGAAGCGCCGCGGCCTGATCTTCGTCTTCGGCTCGAGCGACCCCGACGTCGGCCGCACCGCGGCGATCCTCGACGGCGTGCACGCCGACGCCGCCGCCGCGAACGTCGCGTTGCTCGGCGTGAATCGCGACGCGAGCCCGGAGCTCGCACGCCAGTTCGTCCGGCGACACGGCTTCGGGTTTCCGGTGCTCTCGGATCGCGACGGCCAGATCTCGCAGAAGCTGCGCGTGCCGCCCACGAGCTCGGCGCTGCTGATCGTCGACGCGGAGGGCTACGTGATCGGCGGCATCGCGCGTCTGGGCGAGCAGCCCGTGGATCAGGACGACGCGCTCGCGCGAGAGCTGCGCAGGCTCCTGTACCTCGAGCCGAAGGACGCCGCCGCCACACCGCGGCTGGGGATCCGCCCCGAGGCGCCGGACTTCGACGTCGTCACGCTCGACGCGAAGACGCACGTGACGCTGGACCAGCTCGCCGGAAAGGTCGTCGTGCTGGTGTTCTTCCTGCCGACCTGCCCGCACTGTCACGACGCGCTGAAGTTCCTGGACGGCCTGCAGAAGCAGCTGGGAAATCCCGACCTCGCGATCGTCGCGGTGAGCGTCTCCGACAAGAAGTACGTGGTCGAGGAGATGGTCGGCGATCTCGGCCTCACGCTGGTGCCGTACCTGGATCTGAATCGCCGCGCGCAGAAGGCCTACGGATTCAACCAAGGCGTGCCGGAGATCTTCGTCATCGACCGAGGCCGCAGGATCGTCTCGCGCACCGACGGCTCGTCGCCGCGGATCCACGTGCGGCTCACGCTCGCGATCCGCCAGGCGCTCGGCGTCGCCAATCCGATCCTGCTCGAGAAGGCCGCCTACAGCGGCGAGGAGCTCTGCTCCGTCTGCCACGAGCAGCCGCATGAGAGCTGGACTCTGACCAAGCACGCCTACGCCTTCGAGACGCTCGTCGAGCACGGAGCCGATCGCGATCCGGAGTGCCTGCCCTGCCACACCGTCGGCTGGGGGAAGACGGGCGGCTTCGACCCGAAGCTGCGCCAGGAGCACCTGCGCGGCGTCCAGTGCGAGAGCTGTCACGGCCGCGGCGGACCGCACCAGTCGCCGGAGTTCGCGAAGGCGGGCTACGAGTCCGTCTGCCTCGGCTGCCACACCGCGGAGCACTCTCTCCACTTCGTCTTCGGCGAGCGCCTGCCGCTGGTCTCGCACGCGGCCAACGCGCAGCTCGCGAGCCTCTCGCTCGAGCAGCGCCAGGAGCTGCTCGCCAAGCGCGACAAGCGCGAGCGCCAGCTCTTCGAGAAGGGCGACTACGTCGGCTCGGCCTCGTGTCAGAGCTGCCACGCCAAAGAGCACGAGCTCTGGTCGGCGTCCGCGCACGCGAACGCCTTCGGCACGCTGGCGAAGAGCGGCGAGCAGAAGAACGCGGACTGCCAGCGCTGTCACACCACGGGCTTCGGCGAGGCCACGGGCTTTCCGCACGGCGGCAAGACCTTCGAGAACGTCGGCTGCGAGAGCTGCCACGGGCCCGGCAAGCGCCACGTCGACGACGCGGGCAAGAGCAGCGGCACGATCCTGCGCCTGACCGAGAAGTGCGACAGCTGCGTGATCATGCAGATCTGCGGCTCCTGCCACGACGACGCGAACGATCCCGGCTTCGAGTTCGAGCTCGACGAAAAGCTCGCAAAGCTCCGCCACGGCTTCCGCGAGAAGAAGGCTGCGCCGAAATGACGGCTTCGTACGAGCGCTCGATCGCGCTGCGGCGGGTGCGCGACTCGCTCGCGGAGCTCGCGGCGGACGGGATCGACTACCTGCCGCGCCCGGCGCGGAGAGAGCCCGCGCCAGCCGAGCCGAAGTTCCGGCCCCGCGTCGCGCCGCTCGGAGCGCCGACGCAAACGGGCGCGGCCAGCGGCCAGAACGCGCTCGCGCTCGCGGCGATCCGCGCGGATCTGGGCGACTGCCGCCGCTGCGGCCTGTGCGAGCGGCGCAACGAGATCGTCTTCGGCGAGGGCGCGCCCGACGCGCGCGTGGTCTTCGTCGGCGAGGGCCCGGGCGAGGAGGAGGACAAGAGCGGCCGGCCCTTCGTCGGACGCGCGGGCGAGCTTCTGACCAGGATGATCGAGGCGGTCGGCTGGCGCCGCGAGGACGTCTACATCTGCAACATCGTGAAGTGCCGGCCGCCAGGAAATCGCGATCCGCTTCCCGACGAGGTCGCCACCTGTCGCCCGTTCCTGGAGCGCCAGATCGCCGCGATCTCGCCGGTCGTGGTGGTGACGCTGGGCAAGCCCGCGATCTCCTCGCTGCTCGGCCGCACCGTCGCGATCACCAAGCTGCGGGGTCAGTGGCAGGCGTTCGCGGGCATTCCCGTGCTGCCGACCTACCACCCCGCGTACCTGCTGAGGAACTACACACGTGAGACCCGACAGGCCGTCTGGGACGATCTGCGCGCGGCGCGAGAGCGTGTCGAAGCGAGCCTTGCGACCTAGGGTCCTGGCTCTGCTGGCGGCGTCGATCGCGCTCGCCGCGGTCGACGCGCGCGCGTCGGAGCTGCGCGCCGGCTTCGGCGCGGAGCCGCTTCCCGCGCGCATCGGCGCCGCGATCGGCGGCTTCGGCGGGCTCACGACCAGGCGTGCCGGCGGCACGCTCGACCCTCCCGAAGCCCGCGTCCTCGTGCTCGAGCAGGGCGACCTCCGCGTCGCGATCGTCGCGGTCGACATCGTGATTCCCCGGCCGAATCTGCGCGACGCTCTGCTCGACGAGGTCGCGCCGCAGGGCATCGATCTGCTCGCGCTCGTCGCGACGCACACGCACTCCGGGCCCGGCGGATTCCTGCCGGGCTTCCTCGCGGAGCGGGTGACCGGCGGCGAGTACGATCCGGAGCAGCCGGCGCGGATCGCGCGCGCGGCCGCCCGAGCCCTCGAGCTCGCGGTGCTCGATCTCGCGCCGGCGCGGATCGCCAGCGGAAGCCAGCGCGTCGCGCTCGCTCGCAATCGCCGCGTCACGGGCGGCGCGATCGACGACGAGCTTCCGGTCCTGCGCATCGACTTCGCCGACGGTCGCGCGCCGATCGCGCTCTTCGCCTTCGGCGCGCACGCGAGCCTGCTCTCGGCGCGCGGCGATCTGTACTCCGCCGATTGGCCGGGCGCGGCGCGCGCGGCGCTCGCGGCGCGAGGAATTCGCGCCGTGTACGTCCCCGGCCCGCTCGGCGATCAGGAGCCGGAGATCGAGCTCGGCACCTGGCCGAGCGTGGCGACGGAATACGCCAAGCGCACCGAGTACGGCGAGGCGGTCGCGAGCGCCGTGATGAGCGCGTTCACGCCGCTCGAGCCGCGGGCCGACGTCGAGCTCGCGGCGCTGGAGCGCTGGGTGGAGTCGCCCGAGATCCGCCTGCGCCGCTTCTGCGCGCTCTGGTGGACCACGCCGCTCGTGCGCGGCAGCGTCGACGACTTCGTCTCGAAGCGCGCGCCCTTGCAGGTCGTGCGCGCCGGCGATGCGGAGCTGCTCTTCCTGCCGGCCGAGCCCGGCGCGAGCCTCGGCGCCGTGCTCCGCGCCGACCTGCCCGCGGGGCGGACCCGCTTCGTGGTCGACCTCGCCAACGACTGGCTCGGCTACGTCGTCGACGCGCGCGGCTTCGAGCGCGGCGGCTACGAGGCGTGCTTCTCGTTCTTCGGCCCCGACATGGGGGAGTGGCTGACCACACGCGCCAACGAGACCGCGGACCTGCTCGACGCGCGCTCGATCCGACCCGCGGACAGCCGGTGAGCCCGCGCGCCGTCTGCGGGATCGTGCTGCACCCGGCCGGACACACGCTCTCGCCGGTGATCCACCGCACCGCGTACTCGGCTCTCGGGCTCGACGCCTCGTTCAGCGTCTTCGACGTCCCGGCAGCGCGCCTCGCCGAAACGCTGCGGGAGCTGCGCGCCTCGGGCCTGACGCAGCTCTGCGTCTCGCTGCCGCACAAAGAGGCGGTGCTGAGGCTCGCCGAGCGCGTCTCGGACGCCGCGCGCGAGATCGGCGCGGCCAACACGCTGACCGTTCGCGACGGCGAGATCGTTGCCGACAACACCGACTGGATCGGCGTGACCCGCACGCTCGAGCCGCTCGGCCCGTGGGGCGGACGGCGCGCCACCGTGCTGGGCGCGGGCGGCGCCGCGCGCGCGGTCGTGCACGCGCTGCGCCGGCTCGGGCTCGAGGTCAGCGTCGTGAACCGGACGCGCGAGCGCGCAGAGCGGCTGGTGCACGATCTCGGCGGCCGCGTGGGAACGCTCGACGACGCCTATGATCTGCTCGTGAACGCGACCTCGCTGGGAATGGCGCCGCAGAGCGACGAGACGCCCGTGCCGCTGGCCCGCCTGCTTCCCGGCGCGACCGTGTTCGACACCGTGTACCGGCCGCTCGAGACCCGCCTCCTGCGCGAGGCGCGATCCCGCGGCTGTCGGGTGCAGAATGGCCTGGACATGCTCGTACACCAGGCGGTGGAGCAGATCCGACTCTGGAGCGGAAGATCCGCAGATCCCGCGCTGCTGCGCCGCGCGGCGCTCGAGGCTCTCGCCGGGCGATGACCGAGCCGAAGCTCGAGTGGGACACGCCGATGTACCGCCTGGCGGTCGCGCAGCTCGATCGGACCGCGGAGCTCATGGGCCTGGACTCGAACATCTGGGAGCGGCTGCGCACGCCGCAGCGCGCGCTGGTCGTGTCGTTTCCGTTCCGCCGCGACGACTACTCGACCGTCGAGACGGTCCACGGCTACCGCGTGCAGCACCTGCTCACGATGGGGCCGACGAAGGGCGGCGTGCGCTACGACGACGACGTGCACCTGGGCGAGGTGACGGCGCTCGCGATGTGGATGTCGTGGAAGTGCGCGCTGATCGGGCTGCCCTTCGGCGGAGCCAAGGGCGGCGTGCGCATCGACCCCGGCTCGCTCTCGCGCACCGAGCTGCAGCGCGTCACGCGCCGCTACACGCTCGAGATCATCGAGATGATCGGGCCGGATCGAGACATTCCCGCGCCCGATCTGGGCACCGACGAGCTGGTCATGGCCTGGATGATGGACACCTACTCCGCGCAGAAGGGCTACGCGGTTCCCGGCGTGGTGACGGGAAAGCCGATCGAGATCGGGGGATCCCTCGGTCGCCGCGAGGCCACCGGTCGCGGCGTGATGACCTGCGCGAGCGAGGCCTGCCGGCAGCGCGGGATCGATCTCGCCGGCGCGCGTTTCGCGATCCAGGGCTACGGAAACGTCGGCGCGAACGCGGCGCGGATCGCGGCCGAGATGGGCGCGCGCGTGGTCGCGGTCTCGGACGTGAAGGGCGGGATCTTCGCGGAGCGCGGGCTCGACGTGGCCGCGGTCGACGCCTGGGTGAAGGAGCGCCGCTTCCTCGCCGGCTTCCCGGGCGCGGACGCGATCTCGAACGCCGAGCTCCTCGAGCTCGACTGCGAGGTGCTGGTTCCCGCGGCGATGCAGAATCAGATCGGCGAGGCGAACGCCGATCGGATCCGCGCCCGGATCGTCGTCGAGGGCGCGAACGGCCCGACGTCGCTCGAGGCCGACTCGATCCTGCGCGAGCGCGGAGTCTTCGTCGTTCCCGACATCCTCGCGAACGCGGGCGGCGTCACCGTCTCCTACTTCGAGTGGGTGCAGGACGCGCAGCAGTTCTTCTGGACCGAGCAGGAGGTGAACCAGAAGCTGATCGCGATCATGTCGAAGGCGTACAAGGACGTGTCGGGCCTGGCGCGCGAGAAGAGCGTCGATCTGCGCACGGCGTCGCTGATGCGCGGGATCGCGCGAATCGCCGCCGCCAAGCGCGTCCGGGGCGTGTTCCCGTAGCGGCGCGCGCTCAGAGGTTCAGGAGCTGCGCGACCCGCTCGCGGTGCTCGGCCGGATCCCCGTAGGTGACCTCGATCGCCTTCGCGCGCTTGAAGTACAGGTGGCAGTCGTACTCCCAGGTGAAGCCGACCCCGCCGTGGATCTGGATGTTCTCGGCGCTCGCGTGGCGATAGGCGTCGCTGGTGTAGGCCTTGGCCATGCTCGCGGCGAGCTCGGCCTCTTCGGTCTTCTCGGCCACGGCCCAGGCCGCGTAGTAGGTGATCGACTTCGAGGACTCGACCTCGATCAGCATGTCGGCGCACTTGTGCTTGATGGCCTGGTTCACGCCGATGGGCTTGCCGAACTGGATCCGCTCCTTGGCGTACTTCACCGAATCCTCGAGCACTTTCTGCGCGCCGCCGAGCGCCTCGGCCGACAGGTAGACCAGCGCGTGCCGGC
This Deltaproteobacteria bacterium DNA region includes the following protein-coding sequences:
- a CDS encoding thiolase family protein, yielding MSDVYILGADMIKFGKFSDRTIPLIAAESALLALDDAGLSIHDMEALYCGNLMQASGMVGQRVLQQIGQTGIPVINVANACATGATALREGWTAIKAGLYDLVLCVGVEQMAGAGLLGGGGGGKGIPTEGLLGSGTMPAVFAEAGMEHSRKYGTTFEQFAKVSVKNHWHSTMNPKARYQIETPLEEVMGAEMISYPNTKLMCSVNVDGSAAVVIASERKARQLGMRRAVKIAASILTSDRFTQRDLTMPDVNTCTREAAKKAYEMAGIGPSDVNLIELHDCFATAEILHYENLGICKDGEAGRLIDEKQTYLGGRIPVNVSGGLLSKGHPLGATGIANVYEVATHLRGEAGKRQVQGAKVGLTHVIGLGSACAIHVLEKVST
- a CDS encoding TetR/AcrR family transcriptional regulator; protein product: MQPRPQRAPVRERKKLETRRRVLAEARRLLASQGFFATSIEQIAAAAEVAPATVFNYFPSKDALVAELAGELFETLRAHVDRPLPPERRAQTHLELALADSAPAIREAQTVLGPLLLRVLRRAPVDGAGGGLEALRGALSRLVVEGQRRAELRRDVEASFLAELACATLVAALGHWLRDPRYPLDARMCQAAAVIGDGLRASSTSTQPTIWRDP
- a CDS encoding aldehyde dehydrogenase family protein, producing MTDFTMTIDGKAETAQRSFGVINPATGEVFASAPDCTRAQLESALESAQTAFRAWRKDEARRRQSLLDCAAAIQARAGELAPLLTREQGKPLAKAMMEVMGSAIWFQYTASLSLPVEVIQDDENARVEVRRRPLGVVGAITPWNFPLLLGVWKLAPALLAGNTGVIKPSPFTPLSTLKLVEILRPVLPAGVLNAVSGGDELGAWITASPIPRKISFTGSIATGKKVAAASAPDLKRLTLELGGNDPAIVLGDVDPKAVAKKLFASAFENCGQVCTAIKRVYVPEELYAPVVDELAELANAIVVGNGEQPGVELGPINNKPQFERVKELVEEARASGARIVTGGKTIGDKGYFYAPTIVADIAEGTRLVDEEQFGPALPVIAYRRIEDAIERANATHFGLGASVWSSDRDRAAEIAGELECGSAWVNTHLALAPNIPFGGAKWSGIGVENGSWGLLGFTEIQVVNVNRGA
- a CDS encoding SUF system NifU family Fe-S cluster assembly protein, producing the protein MPDLSDAPAAIEALYREVVLEHYRSPRNRAPLERPTAESLVSNPVCGDQVRVEVELDSGRIAAVSARARGCSIAVAAASVMTELVAGLAPEAAIALGEQAARIARGEPAPAEADARLRAFARVAALPSRQRCATLAWEALGECLKPPG
- a CDS encoding XdhC family protein is translated as MGAASASEFVRVLDARLRAGERVVVATVVRIEGSASAKPGAKAIVDESGRLIWGWVGGGCVDSAVRDVSREVLSERRPRLIRLDLDDEVLGVGMPCGGYMEIYLEAMIHDPRLLVLGHGRIAETMAALGSSLGFHVTVNDALATPESFPSADLRISDDPEYAKLDCDGETYVVIATQHRSDYEALERALLKRPAYVGLVASRKRSALLLERLHEDGVPVDLLRRVSSPAGLDLGAETPQEIALSIAAEIVQLVRGGSSSGRRLASVRGVRIGDSGVEVPEGPLESAKCPT
- a CDS encoding redoxin domain-containing protein is translated as MPTFRIRTGAAARLLAGVFAASFLCGPGAAPAVAQEARRELALPRFEGVTLDGARVSTDLLQKRRGLIFVFGSSDPDVGRTAAILDGVHADAAAANVALLGVNRDASPELARQFVRRHGFGFPVLSDRDGQISQKLRVPPTSSALLIVDAEGYVIGGIARLGEQPVDQDDALARELRRLLYLEPKDAAATPRLGIRPEAPDFDVVTLDAKTHVTLDQLAGKVVVLVFFLPTCPHCHDALKFLDGLQKQLGNPDLAIVAVSVSDKKYVVEEMVGDLGLTLVPYLDLNRRAQKAYGFNQGVPEIFVIDRGRRIVSRTDGSSPRIHVRLTLAIRQALGVANPILLEKAAYSGEELCSVCHEQPHESWTLTKHAYAFETLVEHGADRDPECLPCHTVGWGKTGGFDPKLRQEHLRGVQCESCHGRGGPHQSPEFAKAGYESVCLGCHTAEHSLHFVFGERLPLVSHAANAQLASLSLEQRQELLAKRDKRERQLFEKGDYVGSASCQSCHAKEHELWSASAHANAFGTLAKSGEQKNADCQRCHTTGFGEATGFPHGGKTFENVGCESCHGPGKRHVDDAGKSSGTILRLTEKCDSCVIMQICGSCHDDANDPGFEFELDEKLAKLRHGFREKKAAPK
- a CDS encoding uracil-DNA glycosylase, giving the protein MTASYERSIALRRVRDSLAELAADGIDYLPRPARREPAPAEPKFRPRVAPLGAPTQTGAASGQNALALAAIRADLGDCRRCGLCERRNEIVFGEGAPDARVVFVGEGPGEEEDKSGRPFVGRAGELLTRMIEAVGWRREDVYICNIVKCRPPGNRDPLPDEVATCRPFLERQIAAISPVVVVTLGKPAISSLLGRTVAITKLRGQWQAFAGIPVLPTYHPAYLLRNYTRETRQAVWDDLRAARERVEASLAT
- the aroE gene encoding shikimate dehydrogenase; translated protein: MPAGLPRGAGDRRRVRSGAAGADRARGRPSPRARGARSRAGADRQRKPARRARSQSPRHGRRDRRRASGPAHRLRRRSRADRALRLRRAREPALGARRSVLRRLAGRGARGARGARNSRRVRPRPARRSGAGDRARHLAERGDGIRQAHRVRRGGRERRDERVHAARAAGRRRARGAGALGGVARDPPAPLLRALVDHAARARQRRRLRLEARALAGRARRRCGAALPAGRARREPRRRAPRRPARGADPLRGRPRQRLARLRRRRARLRARRLRGVLLVLRPRHGGVADHTRQRDRGPARRALDPTRGQPVSPRAVCGIVLHPAGHTLSPVIHRTAYSALGLDASFSVFDVPAARLAETLRELRASGLTQLCVSLPHKEAVLRLAERVSDAAREIGAANTLTVRDGEIVADNTDWIGVTRTLEPLGPWGGRRATVLGAGGAARAVVHALRRLGLEVSVVNRTRERAERLVHDLGGRVGTLDDAYDLLVNATSLGMAPQSDETPVPLARLLPGATVFDTVYRPLETRLLREARSRGCRVQNGLDMLVHQAVEQIRLWSGRSADPALLRRAALEALAGR
- a CDS encoding Glu/Leu/Phe/Val dehydrogenase, which translates into the protein MYRLAVAQLDRTAELMGLDSNIWERLRTPQRALVVSFPFRRDDYSTVETVHGYRVQHLLTMGPTKGGVRYDDDVHLGEVTALAMWMSWKCALIGLPFGGAKGGVRIDPGSLSRTELQRVTRRYTLEIIEMIGPDRDIPAPDLGTDELVMAWMMDTYSAQKGYAVPGVVTGKPIEIGGSLGRREATGRGVMTCASEACRQRGIDLAGARFAIQGYGNVGANAARIAAEMGARVVAVSDVKGGIFAERGLDVAAVDAWVKERRFLAGFPGADAISNAELLELDCEVLVPAAMQNQIGEANADRIRARIVVEGANGPTSLEADSILRERGVFVVPDILANAGGVTVSYFEWVQDAQQFFWTEQEVNQKLIAIMSKAYKDVSGLAREKSVDLRTASLMRGIARIAAAKRVRGVFP